The sequence aaaacctcCTCTGCCCCCCAAAAATGCAACACCATACCCGTAGTTGCATTTGTTCTCAAGTGTTAATGGTTTACCTCCATATGATGATCGTCTGTCTCTAGCAGTGGATCTCTGATTATGACTGACACAACCAGTAAATCTGCTGAGAGCAGGCATCTCAGAACTTGTAACGTCCACAAATGgatttatgattttaaactgtttatagcATTAttggttatatttttaaaaggtttatataaaaaacacagttgaaatgtggaaaaaatattctcagCAGAAATTTCACAATTGAAACTTAAGGAAAATCATTTACAAAGCAACTGCATCAGTTACTCATACaatctaattaaaaactaaaagtttttaatgtgttacGCTGATTACCGTAACACAGTCAATTATGGTATGTGACTTACATAACCATTCCTGGAGAATGGATCTCTGAGGTAGGGGAATAAGCTCACAATTCCTCTGGCATACATTTCTTTAACCTCTCTGGGTGGTGATGTCctgcaaaattaaaatggtCAAGGTATATTATCCAAGGTATGCActggatttaacaaaaacttttatttcaactaGACACCTAGCTAAAGCCCATTTGCAAAATTACCCGTTCTTCTCTGTCATATCAGCTGCCAGTATGTTAACCATTTTCCTTCTGGTTTCATCTGTAAGGCACTTGCTTCGATTATATTCCTTCATGATCCGTTCGCCATCAGGTTTGTTGTTAAGAATGGATTCCACCAacttcaaacaacaaaacatttcagcttttattaaatacatatcAAAACAGTAACtgttagtaaaacaaaaaaacattctcttCTCAAATATAAGCGATAATAAAGCAGTGTGTATTATAAGACTGGTGGATCactagtatttattttattttacttgtatgTTCATTATAAGTAGGGTTTTTTATGCCCTAGTAACAGTAAAAACGAATGAAGGTTTGACGCACTGAACTTGGTGCAAGAATGTGCAAACCAATTGCCAAATCTCTGCACCTGCCCCTTGGCCCAATAAGCAGTTATTGCACCTCtgattttttgtaacttttaacatttaacacaaacACTGTTCTAGCACCCCTACTGAGCatagcaggttttctggaggaaataaaggcttttaaaacaaaatacttttcgTTTTGCGTTAAGTTTTTGAGAGTCAATTCTTACATGCTTAGCTTCTGTGTCCAGGCGCTGGCGTTTAGCGGAAGGACTCTCTGAAAGAATGAGTGTCTCTTGAGAATCAGAGGAGCTTGGCTGAGATTCCTCAGGCGATTCCACAATGGAGACAAATTCTGAACATAAGAGAAgcaaatgaaagacaaaaacattaaccaCAATGAAATAGCAAGCTTATTAAATACTAACATGAATTACTAATATAACAAACCAGTTTCATATTTGATGGTTAGGACTCCAGCAGAGGGATCCTTAACAACATCCTCAAATACATCTTCATCCAACTCAGTCCCAGAACTGTCAACAACCTTCACACCCTCTGTTATAGCTGGCATGCCAAATTTTGTGAATGCTagaggaaaaagacaaatgcTTGTCTAAACCACAATTATGAGGTTATGTTGCTCTAATATTCACATGTGCATAGACTCTGGAACATTACTTTTGAATAAACAATGCGAAGTAACATTACAAGCACTTCAAATCTTCCTGTGTAAAGCTACCAGTGTCTTACCTGCTATCAAAAACTCCTTCAGATTCGGCTCCGTTAGTCGGACACATTTTTGCAGCTCGCCAAGTCTTGTTTTAATCAACATGGTTCCTGCAGGACATAATTCCTCAGTCATTCATCTTTAGTACTGAAATGCTTTCAATTTGTGAAACGTGCCAACTGCTTCACAAACCAATACAGCTTACATTACATGGTTTTCATAGAACACAATTAAAGTTTACATATTAATGGCTTGAGCGCAAAGTAACTTGACTTTGTCTGTACTCTTATCTAGGTTACAGTTACTAAACACCCTGTCCTTTAGTAACTAGAACAGTTTATCAAATTGCCTCGCTTCTTTGTCGGCTTTcccattagcattagcaacGGTTAATGGAGGAGTCAAGCAAGATTTACAGTGGAGGTATTGTGCTGGGcacagtggcggagccagagggggggccagtgtcccccctgtcatctgattggcccccccagtggtccccctgatgattgacatgtaacagcaccaggttattcctgtacattatttggaatcattctaagtcaacctaatatctaaagaagaaaaacaataataagtatatgaaaagaaaatgtataaaactttatataagtccatgtgatgacataaataaatagatttagatcaggcgcgataccagcctcctttgtcataacaacaagctgaaattGTTCTTTCAGTtatgctgcgctgtggtgcaactcaaacgctaaagcacttcatacctggtggtgatggtaaaacaccaataagttatttattgatcctccgcaaaaagagaaaaaaccgaagaggggccgacaatgttcgtagtttggagcagaggttgtGCTGGAgttttttcgttgtccgtcaaagaaataaatcattttatttccaatttgtagtcatcaaacgaaacatttattatttctctgttagaacgtttttgaaatcaggtaacatttcacgaaataacgtgattagaagacgacagaactctgatcggTTCCTGatccctcagcgggagaaaaaccagcagaagcggatcagctgctggacgctccagacgctctgcgcttgtttctgcctaacggatctgcactttaatttctttcctctctcaacagtcagctgttattcctctacttaaactacaataagtagatcataacattctctttaggttttctctgtgtgctgcaaactcattaaatgtaaactcattagaagcctgagcaccatcaggcaaatagttctggtccgacccgaactATTGTTAcctgtccaatcagagcttcctaaccaaggtgtccgtaactcttcaacacgctgtcagctcccggtcagaaagacgcatttagttcagtgtccatgagatgatattcagaaaggatMttttatttgattgattttagtttcctctgcgatgaactctttgcataaagtctatcatgtctccatgtgcgccagtcaaaggtgttaattataacatgtcaaatgacagaggggcttaaaaaataaccaaatattcagtttggttatttttttaaataaccaaactgGAAACTCGTGGCACCAACGATACAATTTActtagccaaaaaaaaaaaaagtaaataaaaaataaaaaagtagctGGACGGTTAGCATTACTGTTGACCTGAAAAGCCAGAAAGCCAACGTGACTTATTTTGTCTCAACCCAGACATCTTTTGCtaaatttatattatatttcttaaataaataaaacacatatcTATGCAATATCGCTTGGACATGGATTTAAGCAGGACATAGTCGAGTTGGACAGGCGAACATTTTAAGCTAGCCATTCACTCGGTCAGGTTAGCCGTATTAAACTCAGTATTAAGATATAAAAACTCACTCGGATAATGGGGCTTACAGAAAATATTCttataaaacaattcaaattgtATTATTATCTTATAAAAAGAAACTTACCGCAGTCTTTCAAGCAAGTGAAAAATGGCGTCCATGCAACGGCTAGACTTGTTGGattgagaggaggaggagggcggaGAATGTTAGAGTTAAATTGACACGACGTGTATACACTGGAAATTTTCACGAACTCTAGGGGGCATTATACTCAGTCTGTTGTATTAGCTCTGAAAGAGTCAATGAATTGTGACACAGTGCATATTTAACACTGCGAAAATTACTGTGTAGTGAACAGGTAAAACAGCCTCTCTCTACCTGCCTGTTTAAAACTGTCACATGGTTTTGTTCAGTGTGCTCAACGGTGGGTTTAAAGACAGACATCTAATCAAATCAGTATAAAGTATTAATTTCATTGTAAAGCAAggcagcattaaaaaaatgagaccATATTCTCTatgaacatttaacataaaaagtacatacataaaatacaaaataggtcaaacaataaatacaaaataggtcaaacaataaatacataccCTATACCCTAGCAGTACTTCAGTATTTGTACTGTTAGCTGCAGCTGGATTATCACACTGAGACACAGTAGAGAAGACCTGCGATAGTTggaacactttttgttttggtccttCTAACTCTGATCACTGAAGCTGCTCAGACTTCTACATAACAAAACCTACATGTGTTTACTGCAAGTGTCACCAATACCTAACCATGAAGGAACACCACAGACCTAATATGTTAATGTTAAATACAGGGTGTTCCTTTGTTATAACCTGCCTCATTAACTGTAACAACTGGGGCAAATTGGGGCAGAGTGGGAAGATTAGTTGTTTTGCAATCTGAAAATTATAGGTCCGATTCCAACCTCCTGCTGACTCACGTTAATGTGCTCCTGGGAAAGGCATTAAACCTAGGCTGCTGACTGATCTGCATTCTGGTGtaagctcctcctcctgctgtctCAACAGCTTGTCCACATTGTTCTTTTAGAAAGTTCTGCCTGTCATTACATCGGTTCTGATTCAAATAGTAAACTATATGTTTTTCTCCAGgcattaaaaacagaagctcTAAAACCAGTGACTAAAAACTGAACCATCTTCTCTACAATGAAGATAGTATCTTAGTCCAGTGTCCCTGCTGGTGCAGGTATTTTGGTCCCACAATGCTGCAGCCGACTGTCGATCCTCTAATTACATGACTGAGTCAGACTCTGGTACAGTATTTCCTGATTGGAGTCTTAGCTGAAGATCAGGGACTTCTTTGTGTCTGTGAGGGTTCTACACAGACCAGCCAGAGAGACGCTGAATGGattccaaaaataatcttaatttattacaaaaaagtcaaaaaataattaaaaaatgatgaaTTGGGCACAAAACAGAGGTCAACATAACAAACTACAACTCAGGTAGTAACACAAAGAACTCACAAAGAACTCAAGCACAAAACTGACCTCACAAACAAGAAATGAGAGGAACTTAAATAGTGGCTGATCAGACCACTGCTGACACACAAGGGGTAATTAAACATACAAGAACTTAAACAAACACTGGTCAACACAATactaaatctttaaattaaataaatacaattagaACTAAACTGCCAAAAAGAAGAAGCATTAAAGAAATAGCTAAATTTaactaaagaaaactaaattttaaaacaagtgGAATGATCTGCTGAGGAAGTTTGCCAGCCATATAAGGACAACAATTAGCTGGAGATCTTCTGAGTGACTCCAACAGCAGCCCCAAAGGAAACTGGTaacccaaaacaaagaaattaatttattgcatttaacaaaaatatctgaCAGACAAAGTTAACTAAATGTGTGCACTGCAAATAGTTAACTAAAGAGTCAAGCtaatgataattttaaaaatacaaagtctaAACTATTCACTAATCAATATGTAAACTAATGTTAAGGATGAACAGAAAATGATTGCCATTCAGATCTCTGTGTGACAGTAGGGTCAGCTGTCACAGTGTTAATAGGAAATGTTTTATCAGAGATGACAAAAATCACATGTTTTGTCTACTCCAGGATTCCATCTTGGGGCCCCTCCTATTTAATATCTATATGCTCCCACTAACTTATGTTATAACTAcgcagatgatttttttttatctacaaaattaacattttgtagCATGACCTCAGAGAGAatgtttaatctaaaaaaaccATTTGAGGAGActgaaattaaacaattttgcaGAGAAGATTTGAGACACTTCCTTCACCATGAAGTTAAAGGGGttataacactttattttaaagacagtGTATAAAACTGATATGactctgtcataaacatgaaggagtcttcatgactgtttatgactgttatcattaattgttttttgtaaataatgacacttttgatgcaactttgaattaaaaatgtgattatttagaaaataacacTTAATAACAACAGTCATGTATgcacacctcttcaaataaagtgtaacCATTTAACCATTCCGCGccgccgccacatttggtccggccccctgaacaataccagagagcattcagatttttttttatatatattgtattttccggtttatatgtggatttttcttcaaccaccaggaggctctttagcaggaagtgtgtcctgtaaactgtgggtgttttgttttacatggcGCATTGCtaccatctgttggacttttagggaactgcttgacttttatgttatttaatcagtacggttgtttgctagcggtagagcagatgaacacacgtgtttgttatgaacgccgcattccaggtttccctcaatgaaatatatactagtcagtcccggtgaccgtttcactaacggctTTTGCaaatgtgctttctgggtaaaaatcaatcaagaaaCGCCCCCCCTCATCCCCTCCACCCCtcgtcaacaatttccggcagcgcaggtcataaactgactccggcccccccaccagagaagggaaaagttatgtggccctcaaaggaaaaaagtttggggaccactgatttaagGTCTGAATGGCAGCTGTTGCTGTTGTGTCAAAAAGGCAGTTAATTTTTCACACTGGACCTTTTGGTTGGGATGGCTTCCATTccgttaataaataaaatcaaaattgacAATACTTTTGTATTTACTTATTAATTAACTAATTTGTCTATTTTCTTAGACAAATTAGGTATATTTTCTTTGATGACACAAAATATTGCAGATAGACAAAAAAGCTCAACTAGAAATCTGTCAGACGGTAAATCTTTTCTAGCAGGGTTAAATTCCTGGACTTTCCCTTTAAGGCTTCAGCAGCAACCACAGCACTCAGTCactctcttgttttatttcatgttaagTTGTGTTACATTAGAGCTGGAGCAGTTGTTGACTGTCTCACCACTCTGTTTAATTAGTGCTCCTCTAAATGGACCTGCAGCAAAACTATGAATGGGGACTGACAGAGCTGATTGGCTTTCCAAATAGTTAATGAATACATGAGCCCAGTTAGCGTGCCCACTCTTAGTGTCACTAacttgcagtaatcaatgcatgAAGTGGAGTAAACACAGAATCAGGCGTGAAATCTAGAGACTGGTTTAAACAGTAGGCCTGTAAAGGGTCTGGCTCAGTTCTTAAACCACGGCCGGAGGCTCCGAGCATCAACCAGGGACTCACAAATTAATGGAATCCTAAGTGGCACAAGATGCAATTTATAGAACTAACATGCAAGATATAATGACCCAAATTCAGTCCattattaaaaactacaacatcCCTTCCCCTCTGCTAGCCTATTTATGTCATCCAGTTTCCATGGCTACCATGCCATAGATAAAATCTAAAGCTCATGCAGTTTGCAACTGCAACTTGAACTTTCCCTCCCAGAGACAGTAAAGAGGGATGACAGTCTGGCTTTCCTGTTCATTAATGTAAAGCTGAGCAGGAAGCAGATCCTCACGTCTTCACTGTTCCTGGATCAGCTTAACGGAGCAACCTGATCCCAACAGGTTCCAGACCCCTCTGGATGTGATCCACTCTTCTGACACTTCTAGACTAAATGCTGCTGATGCAACgtttgagatcatttttatgtaaattacagGAGTTCATCTGATTGGTCATAAAATGACAAACTGATCTTAAAGGTGTATGTTCAGAAACACACATCAAACTATTTCAGGCCACAATAAGCTGTAATCACCAGTTCCATGTAAAGAAATAACACATATGCAAACACCTACAGTTAGAGTGCTGTTTTACTGAACGTTGAACCTAATATAGAACAGTTTCCTGGGAGCAAATTGTCTCCGTAGCAACAAGTAGAAAAAACAGCTAGGCGGAACATGAAATCTTCTTTCTACTTCTTGTGCAATTTATGCATTTGTCACTTCTGTAATGAATACTTTCTGAATGTTTGATTGTTTCTGGCTCTCAGCAGCTCTCAGGTTTATCATGACAGGCCCAACTCCCACAGGTAGCCTGTGAGCAATCACAACATGCATGAAACTGCCTTATATACTCACTTGAATAAGGATAAGGAGGATTTAGTACATTCAAAAGTCAACATAAGCCACAGGTCTGTGGAAGGAAACCTTGACAAAACCATGTGGTTTCCCTTCAGCTTCCAGCGGACCAAACATCACATCACAACCAAAGAGCAAGAGACAAAACTGGtatcaccacacacacacacacacacgcacgcacgcacgcacgcacgcacacacacacacacacacacacacacacacacacacacacacacaatatctTGCAGGAGAAGGAAGATGACTTCACTTCTCCACAATGAAGTGACTCATTGTTCCACATTTAGCTGCTAAAACAACCAGTGGAAAGAAAGAAGCAAGCCTTTGTCAGCagaacacacagaaaaccaaatGGAAATCAAAAGAGTGAGTCCAAACAGCAGAACAGTGAGAGCTGCTGGAGGCTTCACTTTGATTCTACTGACTGATGCACTGAATATACAGTCATaaccaataaatttgaataatattgaaaaaattattttatttcaataattcaattCTCAGAGTAACACAGCATACAGATTCATTCCACACAGAGCAATGTTTCCAATAATTCATTTTGTAATTCTTATTTTCAACTAACAAGAACGTAACATTAAAGATTAGATAATACATcagattaataaaacaattttaatgcagaaatgtatatttaatacctgcttaaagtttattttcaaaagctaTTTTTGATCTGACAAACGAGCCTCAACAGAACCACAGTTctgatttattgaatatgactgcatGTGGTTCTTTGTGCAGAGGGagctctgcagctttaagctccATGTCTTGATGTTTAGTGCCACCTGCTGGTTGAACTCCTGGTGTTTGCTGAGATCCATGAAACCTCAGTGCATGTGTAGGTTGAGGGTTTTACAACATCAACTTGGAGTTTCATAataaaggaggaagaaaaatcttttattaataaaagaggaaaactgGAATTAAAGTgagaaattttgttttatgtttttgtggcTCTTATTCATAAATATTTGGACAGGATGGGAGGAGAGAGATGGGGGACAACTGCTTTGAAGACTGCAGCCTCTATATGGTGCTCTTGCTCTACCGCTGACCACTGGGTCACACAATGCAAgagtgtctttttttaagttttagcaGGTCATACTTGAGCACATTTACTATTTTCCCTCTGGTGTTGGCGTGGCATGGACAGATCAACTTGCAAACAGATTTCATGTGAAAATGTGAGTTTTCCACAAAGTCTCATCTTTCTCAAGCATTTCTTCAACATAATCAGGTGATCTACTAATGAGCATGTGTCGAATATTTTTAAGCTCAAgttgtgtgaaaacattttcaggtttaattttatgaaataatcatcttgaacaaaattattcacagatgTGCTGGATGTAGTTTAGCATCAGCAAAACACTGAATGTAAgtttaaaaatctcatttacaTCTTCATGACAGACTTGGGCACTGCGGCTGATTTTTATCCattaattttttcatttctgtttgataAAATACACAATGCAATCAGTGGTCCATGCGTTGATGCTATAATGTTAGACTGGTAAACCCCAAAGCCGTTGGAACCATACACCTGACGGAGGGTACATGTACTTTCTTACTGTTACTGTATTGAAATGATTCCAGTACACTCTGACATCAGGCCACGTTTCCAACAAACTCAGAGCTTCCTGCATAAGGTCTGCATTATCTTCAGCTATCGAGACAGAAAAAGCCTGTTGCAATGATGGAGTTTTATAAGCATCAGGgaacaaaaaatgtataattgtatgactgaagttatttttgatattggaaggtttttattaaacttcaaCTCTACAGTACTTGTCTACAGCAGAGTGACAATAGGAAGCATGGCatttttttgaccatttctcatttctgcaaataaatattacaattttgcttggaatttcagagacatgtcaggagttcatagaataaaagaacaatgttcattttactcaaacatatcagtataaagagtaaaatcagagaaactgctcattttaagtggtcttaGTTTTTTCCAGAACTGTATGTCAAACATGACTTCAGAGAACTGAATGCGTAATCTAACATGTTGAAAGTggcctctgtccctttaagaagctcctgctctttctgaaattctGCTTCAGTTTATCATCACTATGCGCCTCCATGATGCCGTTTACAACCATTACTCGGAGCGTTGTACTGAGGAGCAACtcatatgatgagctcagcagactctcagttccaccaggtgtttgcaaactgctgctgctagtctgtaGGAACTGAGTGGGGGAGGGTTGATCTGTGAGGCAGAATATGTGCTTGGAGACTGCCGCTCTGAatagattaaaggatttctcaaacatgcatgaaacaatcaaggcaacactccaagCACATTTCTGATAAGGGAATGAAGTCAtaatataaagctaaaaaaaagttgctttcacatgatgctgcccctttaaatagcTCCCACTCCCAGAGCTGGATCATTGTTAGTTAACATTACCACCTGCAGCAGTAAAACAGTTGATACACTGGTCAACAGCCAAAATATTGTCTGGGGTTTTTCATCTGTTTCAGGGTCATGTTGatgaatcaaaaaaaaataatcacattggttttgctcaatcaggtcaactttctgaactatggagtaacatgagcatcaaaatgcatgacttgttctcacatctggagAATCTGATCAATGATGAGCAGAAGAGAttccatcaggacagaaaagagatgGAGAATTTTGCACAATGAAGACAAAATTTACTAATTAACCAATACATACACGTATtactgtttattattcaatttacagaaatccaaatttgtaacatttaattaatacattttgttagaaaacattttttcctcctaaaaccatttttggatgagaaatattaaagGAAATTAACTGATAATGTCAAAAATGTCACTaatttagtcagaagatcagatttctctaaatcaaatcagaaaaacc is a genomic window of Poecilia reticulata strain Guanapo linkage group LG21, Guppy_female_1.0+MT, whole genome shotgun sequence containing:
- the LOC103457978 gene encoding uncharacterized protein LOC103457978, which codes for MLIKTRLGELQKCVRLTEPNLKEFLIAAFTKFGMPAITEGVKVVDSSGTELDEDVFEDVVKDPSAGVLTIKYETEFVSIVESPEESQPSSSDSQETLILSESPSAKRQRLDTEAKHLVESILNNKPDGERIMKEYNRSKCLTDETRRKMVNILAADMTEKNGTSPPREVKEMYARGIVSLFPYLRDPFSRNGYHLPKKHRVNMDLEDQLLDGRPSLFQRLS